AGGACGGCATGTTGCAGAAGGACAGGGCCTGATTGCGAAAGCAGTGCCCCTCCTCCAGCAGGAGCAGCCGCATCTCCCGCAGCATTTCCCTTGTTGGCACCGGCTTTTCCGCATCCTTGGCCGGGCGAACCAGCAGGAAATCCTCGGTGAACAGCACCACCTCGGTCAGCGACGGCTCCAACACCGGCAGCGCGACGATCGCGGTATCGAGCCGGCCATCGCCAAGCTCTTCGATCAGTTTCGACGTCAGCGCCTCACGCACTTCGATCTCGACATGGGGATGCTCCTGCGTGATCACCCCGATCACGGCCGGCAGCAGATAGGGTGCGATGGTGGGGATCATGCCGATGCACAAGCGACCGGTGATCCGGTTGCGCGACATCTGGGCAAGCTCCCCCAGCTGATCGACCGAGCGCAGAATGTCGCGGACGCGCAGGGATGCCTCCTGCCCGAAGGCAGTCAGCCGAATGCTTCTGCCGCCCCTCTCGACGAGTGCCGCACCCAAAGCTTCCTCCAATTCCTTGATCTGCATCGACAGGGCGGGCTGCGAAACGGCACAGGCCGCCGCCGCCCGTCCGAAATGGGCGTGGTGTGCCAGCGCATCGAAATAGCGGAGCTGCCTGAGAGTCACGGATCCGGGAATCATAAGAATACCTTATCACAGCAATCACCAAAGACCATTTTACCTGATCGTACGTTAACCATACAGTTTTATCTGCTGAGCATTTATTGCTGCCACGGGAGCCCATAAGCGATTCAGGAGGGAACGATGGACGCAAGGACCGACGAGAGCGCAGGCAAGTGCCCGTTCAGTGGGGGAAGCAAAAGCCGCAGGAACCGCGACTGGTGGCCGAATGCCCTCGATATTGAGATGCTCCATCGGAATTCGGCTTTGTCCAATCCGATGGGCAAGGATTTCGACTATGCCAAGGAATTCCAGTCCCTCGATCTCGACGCGGTCATCAAGGATTTGCATGCCTTGATGACGGACTCGCAGGATTGGTGGCCTGCCGACTTCGGTCATTATGGCGGCCTGATGATCCGCATGGCGTGGCACAGCGCCGGCACTTACCGAATCGCCGACGGTCGCGGCGGCGCCGGCACCGGCCAACAGCGTTTCGCGCCGCTCAATTCCTGGCCGGACAACGCCAATCTCGACAAGGCGCGCCGTCTGCTGTGGCCGATCAAACAGAAATACGGTCGCAAACTGTCCTGGGCCGACCTGATGGTCCTGGCCGGAAACGTCGCTTTGGAGTCAATGGGTTTCAAGACCTTTGGCTTTGCCGGCGGCCGCGTGGACGCATGGGAACCGGAGGAACTTTTCTGGGGTCCGGAAGGAAGCTGGCTCGGCGACGAGCGCTACAGCGGCGAACGACAACTCGCGGACCCGTTGGGCGCGGTGCAGATGGGACTCATCTACGTCAATCCGGAGGGGCCGAACGGCAACCCGGATCCCGTTGCGGCGGCCAAGGACATTCGCGAGACCTTCCGCCGCATGGCCATGAACGACGAGGAGACCGTGGCGCTGATCGCCGGCGGCCACACCTTCGGCAAGACGCATGGTGCGGGCGATCCGTCCTTCCTCGGCCCAGAACCCGAAGCCGGTGCGCTGGAGGACCAGGGCCTCGGTTGGAAAAGCAAACACGGCACGGGATTCGGACCCGACGCCATCACCGGCGGCCCGGAGGTGATCTGGTCCCAGACACCGACGAAGTGGAGCAATCACTTCTTCGACAACCTGTTCAAGTACGAATGGGAACTGACCAAAAGCCCGGCCGGTGCGTGGCAATGGCAGGCGAAGGATGCCGAGCCTTCAGTTCCGGGCCCCTGCGCGGACTCTGAAAAGCGCCTGCCCACAATGCTGACGACCGACCTGTCTCTGCGTTTCGATCCCGTCTATGAGAAGATCTCGCGGCAGTTCTACGAGAATCCCGACCAGTTCGCTGACGCCTTCGCCCGCGCCTGGTTCAAGCTGACCCACCGCGACATGGGGCCGGTCGTTCGCTATCTCGGCCCGCTCGTCCCGAAGGAGACGCTGATCTGGCAGGACCCGATCCCGCCGGTCGATCATCCGCTGGTGGATGATGCCGACGTTGCCACCCTCAAGACCCGAATTCTCTCTTCCGGCCTTTCGGTCTCGCAACTGGTTTCGACGGCTTGGGCTTCCGCCTCCACCTACCGCGGTTCCGACAAGCGCGGCGGCGCCAACGGCGCGCGCATCCGCCTTGCCCCGCAAAAGGATTGGGAGGTGAACGAGCCGGCGCAACTCCAGACCGTACTACAGACGCTGGAAGCCATTCAGAAGGACTTCAACGCAGCGGCCGGCGGCGGCAAGAGGATCTCGCTTGCCGACCTGATCGTTCTTGCCGGCGGTGCGGCGATTGAGAAGGCGGCACAGGATGCCGGTTTGACCTTGCAGGTGCCGTTCTCGCCCGGGCGCATGGATGCATCGCAGGAGCAGACCGACGTCGACTCCTTCGCCCCGCTCGAACCACGCGCCGATGGCTTCCGCAACTATGTCAACAGCACGAAGCAGCAGTTCATGATTCCGGAAGAGGCACTGGTGGACCGGGCGGCATTGCTGCGGCTGACCGGCCCGGAGATGACGGTTCTCCTCGGTGGGCTGCGCGTTCTGGGCGCCAATGTCGGCGGTTCCAAACATGGCGCCCTCACCGACCGGCCCGAGACGCTGACCAATGACTTCTTCGTCAACCTGCTCGACATGGGCACGGAGTGGCAGCCTCCGAATGCGGACGGCATTTACGAAGGACGCGACCGCAAGACCAAGGAACGCAGATGGACGGCCACCCGCGTCGACCTGATCTTTGGGGCGCATTCGCAGCTCCGCGCATTTGCGGAGGTCTATGCGTGCAGCGATGCGCACGAGAAGTTCGCGATGGACTTCGTTGCCGCCTGGACGAAGATCATGAATGCCGACCGTTTCGATCGGGCCCGGCCGCTCCTTTGACGCGGAAGGACTTCGACAATGGCACCCGGCCGACCGGCCGGGCGCCTGCGTGGCCGGTCGGGAAATCGGTCTTTGCGAGCGAGGGTATGCCGCCACCAGTGAGGGAGAAGGGAGGCTCGATCATGAGCGACCGCCGGATACAAACCGATCGCGAGTGGCTGATCTTCATTGAGAAGGACATCGACACTCTTGATCAGCAAATCTACCACGCGAAATGGACGATCACACAGTCGCAGTCGGCACTTGAACGGCTGAGGGCCGCCCGCGACTCTTTGCTTACCCAGGCACAGGAGATCCTGGATCGCCTCGACGGGAAGTCATCCGCATAGGCGGCTGCTCTATATGGGGATTGGCGGACAAGCTCAGGCGGCCGACGAGGTTTTCGCGGCGTCGGCACCCGACGGCGCCATCCCGGTCGAATCGGCCATGATGTCGATCTTGCGCTCCAGATGCTGGCGCAGCAGGATCGCGATCGCGGCGCCATCCCGCCGGACCAGGGCGTCCAGGATCTGTTCATGCTCGCGCACCGCCTGGTCCCACCAGTCGCGCGGCATGTCGGCGACGTAGCGGGCGCGGCGGATGCGCAGCGCCAAGCCGGCGTGGGTGGCGATCAGCACCGGGTTGTTCGACGCCGTCAGGATCATGTGGTGGATGCGCTCGTTCAGCCGGTAATAGGCCTGCAGGTCGCGGCGGGCATGGTGGGCCAGCATCTCGTAATGCAGCGCGCGCAGCTCGGCGATCTGTTCCTCGGTGATGTGGGCGCAGGCCAGCTCGCCGGACAGCGCTTCCAGGCAGGCCATCACCGTGAAAGTGTCCTCGATGTCTGCCCGCGTCAGGGTGGCGACACGGGCGCCGCGGTTGGGCAGCAGCACCACCAGCCCCTCGCTGGCCATCACCTTCAACGCCTCGCGCAACGGGGTGCGCGACACGCCGAAGCGTTCGCACAGCTCACGCTCATTGACGCGCGAACCGGGCGACAGGTCGCCGTCGACGATGGCGGCGCGCAGCCG
The Azospirillum sp. TSA2s DNA segment above includes these coding regions:
- a CDS encoding hydrogen peroxide-inducible genes activator; its protein translation is MIPGSVTLRQLRYFDALAHHAHFGRAAAACAVSQPALSMQIKELEEALGAALVERGGRSIRLTAFGQEASLRVRDILRSVDQLGELAQMSRNRITGRLCIGMIPTIAPYLLPAVIGVITQEHPHVEIEVREALTSKLIEELGDGRLDTAIVALPVLEPSLTEVVLFTEDFLLVRPAKDAEKPVPTREMLREMRLLLLEEGHCFRNQALSFCNMPSSSPRKALEANSFSTLVQMVKAGMGVTLIPEMAVAVETGSGTVSVVRFKDPQPSRTIGMVWRKTSPLASQFLKLTESFGRQSEL
- the katG gene encoding catalase/peroxidase HPI, with product MDARTDESAGKCPFSGGSKSRRNRDWWPNALDIEMLHRNSALSNPMGKDFDYAKEFQSLDLDAVIKDLHALMTDSQDWWPADFGHYGGLMIRMAWHSAGTYRIADGRGGAGTGQQRFAPLNSWPDNANLDKARRLLWPIKQKYGRKLSWADLMVLAGNVALESMGFKTFGFAGGRVDAWEPEELFWGPEGSWLGDERYSGERQLADPLGAVQMGLIYVNPEGPNGNPDPVAAAKDIRETFRRMAMNDEETVALIAGGHTFGKTHGAGDPSFLGPEPEAGALEDQGLGWKSKHGTGFGPDAITGGPEVIWSQTPTKWSNHFFDNLFKYEWELTKSPAGAWQWQAKDAEPSVPGPCADSEKRLPTMLTTDLSLRFDPVYEKISRQFYENPDQFADAFARAWFKLTHRDMGPVVRYLGPLVPKETLIWQDPIPPVDHPLVDDADVATLKTRILSSGLSVSQLVSTAWASASTYRGSDKRGGANGARIRLAPQKDWEVNEPAQLQTVLQTLEAIQKDFNAAAGGGKRISLADLIVLAGGAAIEKAAQDAGLTLQVPFSPGRMDASQEQTDVDSFAPLEPRADGFRNYVNSTKQQFMIPEEALVDRAALLRLTGPEMTVLLGGLRVLGANVGGSKHGALTDRPETLTNDFFVNLLDMGTEWQPPNADGIYEGRDRKTKERRWTATRVDLIFGAHSQLRAFAEVYACSDAHEKFAMDFVAAWTKIMNADRFDRARPLL
- a CDS encoding GntR family transcriptional regulator, giving the protein MTLIDRSSLHAEVVARLRAAIVDGDLSPGSRVNERELCERFGVSRTPLREALKVMASEGLVVLLPNRGARVATLTRADIEDTFTVMACLEALSGELACAHITEEQIAELRALHYEMLAHHARRDLQAYYRLNERIHHMILTASNNPVLIATHAGLALRIRRARYVADMPRDWWDQAVREHEQILDALVRRDGAAIAILLRQHLERKIDIMADSTGMAPSGADAAKTSSAA